Proteins found in one Mytilus edulis chromosome 2, xbMytEdul2.2, whole genome shotgun sequence genomic segment:
- the LOC139511485 gene encoding histone-lysine N-methyltransferase SMYD3-like — protein MATHLGDVIMSAKPYVHTLSQSNRTVNCSSCVKSCDALKKCSKCGVLKYCSVSCQREDWTVHKEECSYLQRVSPNIPVDSVMLMLRLIIKHKQRDFGKPDSSNDTWKRNFVDFKTHKKETQQDPERMSQFSQIMFTLQKLVGNSLPPATEIFDIFCKMAVNSFTICDGELNPVGVGIFISPSLIDHSCEPNAVVTFSGKTLYLRALEEIKDPNPENIRISYIDQLALTSDRQDQLYKQYYFTCVCTRCSDEKKDKKMRSVKCQNCCLGNLEKDEDGFPPCKECGCTLNSTDLPRINKYENYICRSLESLKLEKKFQDAAKLLQSCIDCQQKQKDYFSSYNIHCLQILDLGLDASIDCENWSQALSYTSLLIAPYRLYYPHQSPQIGLLLMKQGKIQLFLKLLKEALTSLQQSGEIIQITHGQDHPLYRDLKDLLEQCMEEMRMTLEFSNS, from the exons ATGGCAACTCACCTCGGTGATGTTATTATGTCTGCAAAGCCTTATGTTCACACTTTAAGTCAGAGTAATCGAACAGTAAACTGTAGTTCATGTGTAAAAAG cTGTGATGCTTTAAAGAAATGCTCTAAATGTGGTGTGTTGAAATACTGTAGTGTCTCATGTCAG AGAGAAGATTGGACTGTTCACAAAGAAGAATGTAGCTATTTACAGCGTGTGTCTCCTAATATTCCAGTGGATAGTGTAATGTTGATGTTAAGACTGATAATTAAACACAAG CAAAGAGATTTTGGAAAACCTGATAGCTCTAATGATACTTGGAAGAGaaattttgtagattttaaaacTC ataagAAGGAGACACAACAAGATCCTGAAAGGATGTCCCAGTTTTCACAGATAATGTTCACCTTACAAAAGCTTGTAGGAAATAGCTTACCACCAGCCACTGAGATATTTGATATCTTTTGCAAG ATGGCAGTTAACAGTTTTACTATTTGTGATGGAGAATTAAATCCTGTTGGTGTTGGTATTTTTATCAG CCCATCTTTGATTGACCATAGCTGTGAACCTAATGCTGTTGTAACATTCTCTGGGAAGACATTATACCTCAGGGCATTAGAAGAGATAAAAGACCCCAATCCTGAAAAT aTTAGAATAAGTTACATAGATCAGTTGGCCTTGACCTCAGACAGACAGGATCAGCTTTATAAACAGTATTATTTTACCTGTGTTTGTACAAGGTGTTCTGATGAGAAAAAG gATAAGAAAATGAGAAGTGTTAAATGTCAGAACTGTTGCCTTGGTAACCTGGAAAAGGATGAAGATG GTTTTCCTCCCTGTAAAGAATGTGGTTGTACTTTGAACAGTACAGATTTACCTAGAattaacaaatatgaaaattatatatgCAGGTCATTAGAAAGTTTAAAGTTGGAGAAAAAGTTCCAAG ATGCTGCAAAACTGCTCCAGAGTTGTATTGACtgccaacaaaaacaaaaagattatttttctTCATACAACATTCACTGCCTACAGATATTAGATCTGGGACTAGATGCCAGTATAGATTGTGAAAACTGGTCCCAAGCTTTGTCTTACACCAGTTTACTTATCGCACCGTACAG attgtaTTATCCACATCAAAGCCCTCAGATTGGTCTACTGTTAATGAAGCAAGGAAAAatacaactgtttttaaaactgTTAAAGGAAGCTCTGACATCTTTACAGCAATCAGGGGAGATAATACAGATAACACATGGACAAGACCATCCATTATATAGAGATTTAAAAGATTTATTAGAACAGTGCATGGAGGAGATGAGAATGACATTAGAATTTAGTAACAGTTAA
- the LOC139511484 gene encoding uncharacterized protein has protein sequence MNHLLEQKRQRVPYGDVWNKPFIYLGLTYCNAHLNKSFSKNLILALHTLSDKLQNNLYVGDPLFDIYQGTSEVLMKSNGDVRSIVNEGQRKAVEKLNEYVINIEEGKKHVQCLGKLDHQDKETIQTVLACHLFAPLLSDGKVFVDHTNGNFKDTSQEATNGDNDDSRSRSKSSVLEVNCPFCKQTSVKADNTNFGCADLWHGKADIVIEGNNGSFREIVQIITEDVEENEDEPESKRSKLIDEDNPEDIKPEMENSVTADLLETNIYVQAISQTILNSFLAVKLNKDLRNCFIPSFFVSSKHLYVNFYNVEKDLLLVQDQPMTIFDTNGQVNYWAILSVWMALNFEKFPCKFHGDDSKKSGFQSWLQKHGVLQKYKSDIKSKLTSIKKPEHKTSNSIVNPMRVAELFMKLIQDEDVANK, from the exons ATGAATCACTTACTTGAACAGAAACGCCAACGTGTTCCTTATGGGGATGTGTGGAATAAGCCTTTTATTTATCTTGGACTAACTTATTGCAATGCCCATTTAAATAAATCCTTTTCGAAAAACCTAATTTTAGCATTGCACACTCTGTCTGATAAACTTCAAAATAACCTCTATGTCGGAGACCCATTATTTGACATTTATCAAGGAACATCAGAAGTACTAATGAAATCTAATGGGGATGTTAGATCTATTGTAAATGAAGGTCAAAGAAAAGCAGTAGAAAAACTAAATGAATATGTTATCAACATAGAGGAGG GTAAAAAACATGTCCAATGTCTTGGTAAATTGGATCATCAAGATAAAGAAACCATTCAGACAGTTTTAGCATGTCATCTTTTTGCTCCTCTGTTATCTGATGGCAAAGTATTTGTTGATCATACAAATGGGAACTTCAAGGATACTTCCCAGGAAGCTACTAATGGTGATAATGATGATTCCAGATCTAGGTCAAAAAGCAGTGTATTAGAGGTTAATTGTCCATTCTGTAAACAGACTAGCGTAAAAGCAGACAACACTAATTttg GATGTGCAGATTTGTGGCATGGAAAGGCAGATATTGTCATTGAAGGGAATAATGGTTCTTTTCGGGAAATAGTTCAAATTATTACTGAAGATGTTGAAGAGAATGAAGATGAACCTGAATCAAAAAGATCAAAATTGATAGATGAGGATAATCCTGAAGACATAAAACCTGAAATGGAGAATTCAGTGACTGCTGACCTTCTTGAGACTAATATTTATGTACAAGCAATAAGTCAGacaattttaaattcatttttggcTGTGAAACTAAACAAAGACTTAAGAAATTGTTTTATCCCATCTTTTTTTGTATCTTCAAAACATCTGTAtgtaaatttttataatgttgaaAAAGATTTATTACTTGTCCAGGATCAACCAATGACAATCTTTGATACAAATGGGCAGGTAAACTATTGGGCAATTCTATCTGTGTGGATGgctctaaattttgaaaaatttccaTGCAAGTTTCATGGAGATGATTCTAAAAAGTCTGGTTTCCAAAGTTGGCTTCAAAAACATGGTgttcttcaaaaatataaaagtgaTATTAAAAGTAAGTTAACTTCTATAAAGAAGCCAGAACATAAAACAAGTAATAGCATAGTGAATCCTATGAGAGTTGCTGAACTTTTCATGAAATTAATTCAGGATGAAGATGTTGCAAACAAGTGA